The proteins below come from a single Demetria terragena DSM 11295 genomic window:
- the rpsI gene encoding 30S ribosomal protein S9, with translation MTEYTSESTGAPAGDATEQRRPSASAPSSGTGRRKQAIARVRIIPGTGVWKINGRTLEDYFPNKVHQQEVNDPFTVLELDGAYDVLVRVHGGGPSGQAGAVRLGVARSLNAVDEELNRASLKKAGFLTRDARVPERKKAGLKKARKAPQYSKR, from the coding sequence ATGACCGAATACACCAGCGAGAGCACCGGCGCCCCCGCCGGCGACGCGACCGAGCAGCGCCGTCCGAGCGCATCGGCGCCCAGCTCTGGTACCGGCCGTCGCAAGCAGGCCATCGCCCGCGTGCGCATCATCCCCGGCACCGGCGTGTGGAAGATCAATGGCCGTACGTTGGAGGACTACTTCCCCAACAAGGTGCACCAGCAGGAAGTCAACGACCCGTTCACCGTGCTTGAGCTCGATGGCGCCTATGACGTCCTCGTCCGCGTGCACGGCGGCGGCCCCTCCGGCCAGGCCGGTGCCGTCCGGCTCGGCGTCGCGCGTTCGCTGAACGCCGTTGACGAAGAGCTCAACCGCGCCTCGTTGAAGAAGGCAGGCTTCTTGACCCGGGACGCGCGCGTTCCCGAGCGCAAGAAGGCCGGTCTCAAGAAGGCCCGCAAGGCTCCGCAGTACAGCAAGCGCTAA
- the rplM gene encoding 50S ribosomal protein L13, producing the protein MRTFTPKPADVQQDRVWHIIDAEDVVLGRLASQTAQLLRGKHKPIFAPHVDCGDFVIIINADKVALTGAKLQKKKAYRHSGFPGGLTATSYTELMAKDPAKAVEKAIRGMLPKNSLGRDQFRKLKVYAGSEHPHSAQQPVPYEINQVAQ; encoded by the coding sequence GTGCGTACCTTCACCCCCAAGCCGGCCGATGTCCAGCAGGACCGTGTCTGGCACATCATCGACGCCGAAGACGTCGTGCTCGGTCGGCTCGCGAGCCAGACCGCTCAGCTGCTGCGCGGCAAGCACAAGCCGATCTTCGCGCCGCACGTCGACTGCGGCGACTTCGTCATCATCATCAACGCTGACAAGGTGGCCTTGACTGGCGCCAAGTTGCAGAAGAAGAAGGCCTACCGCCACTCCGGTTTCCCGGGTGGATTGACGGCGACTTCTTACACCGAGCTCATGGCCAAGGACCCGGCCAAGGCTGTCGAGAAGGCGATCCGCGGCATGCTGCCGAAGAACTCTCTCGGCCGCGACCAGTTCCGCAAGCTCAAGGTCTACGCCGGCTCGGAGCACCCGCACTCTGCTCAGCAGCCCGTGCCGTACGAGATCAACCAGGTCGCGCAGTAA
- a CDS encoding LLM class flavin-dependent oxidoreductase — protein MPQLGLILPPDQPPEQLVSLARAAEDAGVDEVWLWEDCFAPGGMTAAGAILGATDHLRVGVGLFPAPLRNVALTAMEIATLARMFPDRLLPGVGHGVQSWMAQAGAKVSSPLTLLREQSTALRRLLEGDEVSVQGRYVTLDRVQLRYPPPPTPLLIGGEGPKTLALAGVHGDGVILTGGLSLDQVRESIAIAQQARHHEGVTAPLEVVAFWAVPLPVDGEGLTRDVRALSDAGVTRVAVCGSSDDGPPEKTPAILDLADVFASQRA, from the coding sequence ATGCCACAACTCGGACTGATCCTGCCGCCCGACCAGCCTCCAGAGCAGCTGGTGTCGCTTGCCCGGGCTGCGGAAGACGCTGGCGTGGACGAGGTGTGGTTGTGGGAGGACTGCTTCGCTCCAGGTGGCATGACGGCGGCCGGAGCAATACTGGGTGCCACCGATCACCTTCGCGTGGGCGTCGGGCTGTTTCCGGCACCGCTGCGCAACGTGGCGCTCACGGCAATGGAGATCGCCACGCTGGCGCGGATGTTCCCCGACCGACTGCTGCCCGGAGTCGGTCATGGTGTCCAGTCGTGGATGGCGCAGGCCGGGGCCAAGGTGTCCTCTCCGCTCACCCTGCTGCGCGAGCAGAGCACCGCGCTGCGCAGGCTTCTTGAGGGAGACGAGGTCTCCGTCCAGGGTCGCTATGTCACCCTCGACCGGGTTCAACTGCGCTATCCCCCGCCGCCGACCCCGCTGCTGATCGGTGGCGAGGGCCCCAAAACGCTGGCGCTGGCCGGAGTTCATGGCGACGGCGTGATTCTGACAGGTGGGCTCAGTCTCGATCAGGTACGCGAGTCGATTGCCATTGCGCAGCAGGCCCGCCACCACGAAGGCGTGACGGCGCCCCTGGAGGTCGTCGCGTTCTGGGCCGTCCCCCTACCGGTCGATGGCGAGGGGCTCACGCGGGACGTACGCGCCCTCAGCGATGCGGGCGTGACGCGCGTCGCGGTGTGTGGATCAAGCGATGACGGTCCACCCGAGAAAACGCCCGCGATCCTCGACCTAGCCGACGTGTTCGCGAGTCAACGCGCCTGA
- a CDS encoding ABC-F family ATP-binding cassette domain-containing protein yields the protein MGHIDAQEISYALPDGRPLLGGVSLRVGDGAKVALVGPNGAGKTTLLRIISGELAAHDGAITRTGGLGVMSQFVGRTGLPGGPETVRDLLVSVAPTAVRAAAKAVDVAEHAVMERDEEADQMAYAQALSDWADVGGYDHETLWDVCTVAALGVPYDRAQFRELTTLSGGEQKRLVLEALLRGPDEVLLLDEPDNYLDVPTKRWLEDRLNESPKTVLLISHDRELLDRAATAIATLEPTAAGSIAWVHAGRFSTYHQARLDRNAKLEELRRRWDEEHAKLKQLVQMYKQKAAYNSDMAARYQAAQTRFRRFEEAGPPDATPYEQNVRMRLKGGRTAKRAVINERLELTGLMKPFDLEVWYGERVAVLGSNGSGKSHFLRLLAAGGSDPDVEHQPIGDIRPKAVEHNGIARLGSRVRPGWFNQTHEHPVWSKQTLLEILHRGDDHRAGMPREQAARALDRYELARSSEQTFGSLSGGQQARFQILMLELSGATLLLLDEPTDNLDLHSAEALEAGLDAYDGTVIAVTHDRWFARGFDRFLVFGADGRVYEADEPVWDETRVRRAR from the coding sequence ATGGGACATATCGACGCGCAAGAAATCTCCTACGCGCTCCCGGACGGCCGACCGCTGCTCGGTGGGGTCAGTCTGCGCGTGGGTGATGGCGCGAAGGTCGCGTTGGTTGGTCCCAACGGCGCAGGAAAGACCACCTTGCTGCGCATCATCAGTGGAGAGCTCGCGGCACACGATGGCGCGATCACGCGCACGGGCGGGCTGGGCGTCATGTCTCAGTTCGTCGGTCGTACGGGCCTGCCCGGCGGCCCCGAGACTGTTCGCGATCTGCTCGTCAGCGTGGCTCCTACCGCCGTGCGCGCGGCGGCTAAGGCCGTCGACGTGGCCGAGCATGCGGTCATGGAACGCGATGAAGAGGCCGACCAGATGGCATACGCGCAGGCACTCTCCGATTGGGCTGACGTCGGCGGCTATGACCACGAAACCCTTTGGGATGTATGCACGGTCGCGGCTCTGGGGGTGCCGTACGACCGAGCCCAGTTCCGTGAACTCACCACGCTCTCTGGCGGCGAGCAGAAACGACTGGTCCTTGAGGCGCTACTGCGTGGACCAGATGAGGTGCTGCTCCTGGACGAGCCGGACAACTACCTGGACGTGCCGACCAAGCGTTGGTTGGAAGACCGGCTCAACGAGTCACCGAAGACGGTCCTACTCATCAGCCACGACCGTGAGTTGCTCGACCGGGCAGCAACCGCGATCGCGACCCTCGAGCCGACGGCTGCGGGGAGCATTGCTTGGGTCCACGCTGGGCGATTCTCGACGTATCACCAGGCCAGGCTCGATCGAAACGCCAAGCTGGAGGAGTTGCGTCGCCGCTGGGATGAGGAGCACGCAAAGCTCAAGCAACTGGTGCAGATGTATAAGCAGAAGGCGGCATACAACTCCGACATGGCGGCGCGCTATCAAGCCGCCCAAACTCGTTTCCGACGGTTCGAGGAAGCGGGACCGCCGGATGCGACGCCATACGAGCAGAACGTCCGAATGCGCTTGAAGGGCGGGCGAACTGCGAAACGCGCGGTCATTAACGAACGGCTGGAACTAACCGGACTTATGAAGCCGTTCGACCTGGAAGTTTGGTACGGCGAACGGGTCGCCGTGCTCGGCAGCAACGGTTCTGGCAAGAGTCACTTTCTGCGACTTCTGGCTGCAGGCGGGAGCGACCCCGACGTCGAACACCAACCGATCGGGGATATTCGCCCAAAGGCTGTGGAGCACAACGGAATTGCCCGCCTGGGGTCACGCGTACGTCCCGGCTGGTTCAACCAGACCCACGAGCATCCGGTGTGGTCCAAGCAGACACTGCTGGAGATCCTGCATCGTGGGGATGACCACCGCGCAGGTATGCCGCGCGAACAGGCCGCGCGGGCCCTCGACCGCTATGAACTTGCCCGATCCAGCGAGCAGACCTTCGGTTCGCTCTCTGGCGGGCAGCAGGCGCGCTTTCAGATCCTCATGTTGGAACTCTCAGGCGCCACGCTGTTGCTGCTCGATGAGCCCACCGACAACCTCGACCTGCACTCGGCTGAGGCGCTGGAGGCAGGACTGGACGCCTACGACGGCACCGTCATCGCCGTCACCCACGACCGCTGGTTCGCCAGAGGCTTTGATCGCTTTCTCGTATTCGGCGCCGACGGCCGGGTCTATGAGGCGGATGAGCCCGTGTGGGACGAGACTCGGGTACGCCGGGCCCGCTGA
- a CDS encoding ArsR/SmtB family transcription factor has protein sequence MTTSPGPNQPQWRLLAHPLRSRIVAHLRLHGGATGTELAQALGTHTGATSYHVRVLAEAGLVEDTGLGNAKTRVWALADNDDELDSDPGDADDEGMGGWLAHDYVDHFAEKAHSFIDRAHEWEPVWQDECGLEDGLVLVSEEQLAALRTELEEVVARYRRMGAGTPGARRVAAYTALLPIDPR, from the coding sequence GTGACGACTTCGCCGGGACCGAACCAGCCGCAATGGCGACTCCTTGCGCACCCGCTTCGATCTCGCATCGTGGCTCATCTTCGACTGCACGGCGGCGCCACCGGCACCGAACTGGCCCAGGCGCTGGGCACGCATACCGGCGCCACGAGCTACCACGTACGCGTCCTGGCTGAGGCTGGCCTAGTCGAGGACACCGGGCTCGGCAATGCCAAGACTCGCGTCTGGGCGCTCGCCGACAACGACGACGAACTCGATAGCGACCCCGGCGACGCCGATGATGAGGGAATGGGCGGCTGGCTTGCCCACGACTACGTCGACCACTTCGCCGAGAAGGCGCACTCGTTCATCGACCGCGCCCATGAGTGGGAACCGGTGTGGCAGGACGAGTGCGGACTTGAGGACGGCCTCGTCTTGGTCAGCGAGGAACAGCTCGCGGCGCTTCGCACCGAACTCGAGGAGGTCGTAGCGCGCTACCGCAGGATGGGCGCCGGGACGCCGGGCGCGCGACGGGTGGCCGCATACACGGCGCTGCTCCCGATCGACCCGCGCTAG
- the glmM gene encoding phosphoglucosamine mutase, translating into MARLFGTDGVRGRANDVITAELALSLSAAAARVLGAGASGRRAKAVVGRDPRASGEFLSAAVVAGLASAGVDVYDAGMVPTPAVAYLTADAGADFGVMLSASHNAMPDNGIKFFAAGGHKLPDETEDAIQAAMGESWQRPTGADVGRVHQMTDGATRYLSHLLKALPNRLDGLKIVVDAAHGAASEVSPEVFRLAGADVVTIGARPDGLNINDGYGSTHLDRLQVAVLAQDADFGIAHDGDADRCLAVDGEGNEVDGDQLMAILAVALKEQSQLVDNTLVATVMSNLGMLNAMHDLGINVVQAGVGDRYVLEEMRAHGYSLGGEQSGHVIMLEHGTTGDGVLTGLMVAARVAATGKSLTELASVMTRMPQVMINVKNVDKDSLDGHPEVRRELDLVTAELGSSGRVLLRKSGTEPVVRVMVEADTAERAQSVCEGLVKVVERELAL; encoded by the coding sequence ATGGCGCGACTGTTCGGAACCGATGGCGTACGGGGCCGCGCCAATGACGTCATCACCGCTGAGTTGGCGCTGTCTCTCTCGGCAGCGGCGGCCAGAGTACTTGGTGCTGGTGCCAGTGGGCGTCGCGCCAAGGCAGTCGTAGGCCGTGACCCGAGGGCGTCGGGGGAGTTCTTGTCCGCAGCCGTGGTCGCCGGACTCGCGTCGGCTGGCGTCGATGTCTACGACGCCGGAATGGTGCCCACCCCAGCCGTGGCGTACCTCACCGCTGATGCCGGTGCCGACTTCGGCGTCATGCTGTCGGCGTCGCACAATGCGATGCCCGATAACGGCATTAAGTTCTTCGCCGCTGGCGGCCACAAACTGCCGGATGAGACCGAAGACGCCATCCAGGCCGCGATGGGCGAGAGTTGGCAGCGCCCGACCGGCGCGGACGTCGGTCGCGTTCATCAGATGACCGACGGGGCCACGCGCTACCTGTCCCATCTCTTGAAGGCACTGCCGAATCGTCTCGATGGCCTCAAGATCGTCGTTGATGCAGCGCACGGTGCGGCGAGCGAGGTCTCGCCAGAGGTGTTCCGTCTCGCGGGCGCCGACGTGGTGACCATCGGTGCTCGTCCCGACGGCCTCAACATCAATGACGGCTACGGCAGCACCCACCTTGACCGACTCCAGGTCGCAGTCCTGGCCCAGGATGCCGACTTCGGCATTGCCCATGACGGGGACGCCGACCGTTGCCTCGCCGTCGATGGCGAGGGCAACGAGGTCGACGGCGATCAGCTCATGGCTATCCTCGCGGTCGCCCTCAAGGAGCAGAGTCAACTCGTCGACAACACCCTCGTGGCCACGGTCATGAGCAACCTGGGCATGCTCAACGCGATGCACGACCTAGGCATCAACGTGGTCCAGGCGGGCGTCGGCGACCGCTACGTCCTCGAAGAAATGCGCGCCCACGGATATTCCCTTGGTGGGGAGCAGTCGGGCCACGTCATCATGCTCGAGCACGGGACCACCGGCGATGGAGTGCTCACCGGCCTCATGGTTGCTGCCCGGGTGGCCGCCACCGGAAAGTCGTTGACCGAACTGGCTTCGGTGATGACTCGGATGCCCCAAGTCATGATCAACGTCAAGAACGTCGACAAGGACTCCCTGGATGGCCACCCAGAGGTACGACGCGAACTCGACTTGGTGACAGCCGAACTCGGCTCATCCGGGCGAGTGTTGCTTCGCAAATCCGGCACGGAGCCGGTCGTTCGGGTGATGGTCGAGGCCGACACTGCTGAGCGCGCGCAGAGCGTGTGCGAGGGCCTGGTCAAGGTCGTCGAGCGAGAGCTCGCGCTGTAG
- a CDS encoding alpha/beta fold hydrolase, with product MSHASRRVRLLVVLLVVLLTAATLVLTTRGSSEIQVTHSFVAGTPEDGSPVRLDTSLYRPDTGPAPAVLLTQGFGGDKRSLDSNARVLADRGYVVLTYSARGFGRSGGKVHFASPDYEIRDGRRLLDYLADLSAVRKVEGKPQLAVAGSSYGGGISLLLAAADTRVQAVAADITWNSLRHSLFPNFGGTGPGVYKKLWTGALFSNAFPQNTNRLQPGVNRGAGRVPATSTAVRCGRLAEDVCAAYQASAAAGAPTPAMSRLMAQASPASVLDRIKAPTLLSQGEQDSLFPLSEADANARGLASHGTPVRVVWRQGGHDAGAAGGSAVASSAADWFGDVFAGDVSAKQPFRFAEEAGVVSAQSGEATSQTREAPSYPGLAGAGRPSATVQLRGPGQPIAGPAGGSPAVITSIPGLGGLSGQADRLAPRLSSVAPGQTAVFYSDPLEKTVRVVGSASTRLRITSHTNEAQLFVGLRDVAPDGRSSLPSQLVNPVRITGLTPGKPKDVTVRLPSIVREVRNGHRLALTVSATDFAYAAPNQARVYQIGLPDDSAAVTIPTGSGTVIDAGRPYAWLLVGGGLCVLVAAAVALTMRRRRSVLKQRPDLADVPISIQSLTKEYAGGYRAVDDVSFTVPRGQVVGLLGPNGAGKTTTLRVLVGLITPTSGELHVFGEPVHPGAPVLARLGVLIEGPGFLPHLTGRENLRLFWAATGRPPEEAELDVALDIAGLGGSVDRRVQTYSQGMKQRLGIAQAMLGLPEVLILDEPTNGLDPPQIAEMREMLRDYARTGRTVVVSSHLLAEVEQTCTDVIVMHNGRLVAAGSVEEITGVTAEVVPVRRALEDVFLGLIGEDAASGRAAGKGDHDE from the coding sequence ATGAGCCACGCATCCCGCCGAGTTCGGCTCCTTGTCGTCCTGCTCGTGGTTCTTCTGACTGCTGCGACGCTCGTCCTCACCACTCGCGGATCGTCTGAGATCCAGGTGACGCACTCTTTCGTCGCAGGCACGCCCGAAGATGGGTCGCCGGTTCGACTGGATACCTCGCTCTACCGACCCGACACGGGGCCCGCCCCGGCGGTCCTGCTCACCCAGGGGTTCGGGGGTGACAAACGGTCGCTCGACAGCAACGCCCGCGTGCTCGCCGACCGCGGGTACGTCGTGCTCACCTACAGCGCTCGCGGCTTCGGACGCTCCGGCGGGAAGGTTCATTTCGCCAGCCCCGACTACGAGATCCGCGACGGCAGAAGGCTTCTCGACTATCTCGCTGACCTGTCTGCGGTGCGGAAGGTCGAGGGAAAGCCACAACTTGCAGTGGCTGGTTCCTCCTACGGTGGAGGGATCTCCCTGCTGCTTGCCGCCGCCGACACGCGCGTGCAAGCGGTGGCCGCCGACATCACCTGGAATAGCCTCAGGCACTCCCTCTTTCCGAACTTCGGCGGTACCGGACCGGGTGTCTACAAGAAGTTGTGGACAGGTGCCCTGTTCAGCAACGCCTTCCCGCAAAACACCAACCGATTGCAGCCCGGCGTGAATCGCGGGGCCGGTCGCGTTCCGGCGACGTCAACGGCAGTGCGGTGCGGCCGACTCGCCGAGGATGTCTGTGCCGCCTACCAGGCCTCGGCGGCTGCCGGTGCGCCGACTCCGGCGATGTCGCGACTCATGGCGCAGGCGAGCCCAGCGTCCGTGCTTGACCGGATCAAGGCTCCTACGCTCTTGAGCCAAGGAGAGCAGGACTCCCTCTTCCCGCTGAGCGAGGCGGACGCGAACGCTCGCGGGCTGGCGTCGCACGGGACACCGGTCCGAGTCGTGTGGCGGCAGGGCGGGCACGATGCCGGTGCCGCGGGTGGGTCTGCCGTTGCCAGCTCAGCCGCTGACTGGTTCGGGGATGTCTTCGCCGGGGACGTTTCGGCCAAGCAACCGTTCCGGTTCGCCGAGGAGGCCGGTGTCGTCTCCGCGCAGTCTGGCGAGGCCACTTCCCAGACCCGGGAGGCCCCCAGCTACCCCGGATTGGCCGGCGCAGGCCGTCCGTCCGCCACTGTGCAACTGCGCGGTCCCGGCCAACCCATTGCGGGCCCGGCCGGGGGTAGCCCAGCTGTCATCACCAGCATCCCTGGGCTGGGCGGCCTCTCGGGCCAGGCCGACCGACTCGCGCCGAGGCTCTCCAGCGTCGCGCCAGGCCAGACGGCCGTGTTCTACTCCGACCCCCTCGAGAAAACGGTGCGGGTGGTCGGATCAGCTAGCACCCGGCTGCGAATCACCAGTCATACGAACGAAGCTCAGCTGTTCGTCGGCCTGCGCGATGTCGCTCCCGACGGCAGGTCGTCATTGCCTTCCCAGCTGGTCAACCCGGTTCGGATCACGGGACTGACCCCTGGAAAACCGAAAGACGTCACGGTGCGCCTGCCCTCAATCGTCCGCGAAGTGCGAAACGGACACCGCCTCGCGCTCACCGTCAGCGCCACCGACTTCGCGTACGCCGCGCCGAACCAGGCACGCGTCTATCAGATCGGGTTGCCTGACGATTCAGCCGCGGTCACCATCCCCACCGGTTCGGGAACGGTGATCGACGCCGGACGCCCCTACGCCTGGCTACTGGTCGGTGGTGGGCTGTGCGTGCTCGTCGCCGCTGCCGTAGCTCTAACCATGAGGCGGCGCCGCAGCGTGCTCAAGCAGCGCCCCGATCTGGCCGACGTGCCGATCAGTATCCAGTCTCTGACCAAGGAGTACGCGGGCGGTTACCGCGCTGTCGACGACGTCAGCTTCACCGTCCCCAGAGGTCAGGTGGTCGGCCTGCTCGGCCCGAACGGTGCGGGCAAGACGACCACCCTGCGCGTCCTGGTTGGGCTCATCACGCCGACCTCCGGTGAACTGCACGTGTTCGGGGAACCGGTTCATCCGGGGGCGCCCGTGCTCGCGCGACTTGGCGTACTCATCGAGGGGCCCGGGTTCTTGCCGCACCTGACCGGCCGCGAGAATCTGCGCCTGTTCTGGGCAGCGACCGGTCGTCCGCCCGAGGAGGCCGAATTGGATGTCGCGCTGGACATCGCCGGTCTTGGCGGCTCGGTCGATCGCCGGGTGCAGACCTACAGCCAGGGGATGAAGCAGCGGCTTGGCATCGCGCAGGCCATGCTCGGGCTCCCCGAGGTGTTGATCTTGGACGAACCGACCAACGGGCTCGACCCACCACAGATCGCCGAGATGCGAGAGATGCTGCGCGACTATGCGCGTACGGGTCGCACTGTGGTCGTCTCCAGCCACCTGCTCGCCGAGGTCGAGCAGACCTGCACCGATGTGATCGTGATGCACAACGGTCGCCTCGTCGCGGCAGGCTCGGTGGAGGAGATCACCGGGGTCACAGCCGAGGTGGTGCCGGTCCGCCGCGCACTGGAAGACGTCTTCCTCGGTCTCATAGGCGAGGATGCCGCGTCCGGTCGCGCGGCAGGCAAAGGAGACCACGATGAGTGA
- a CDS encoding SDR family oxidoreductase, translating into MSNSTASHQSTVEAAKAKAPAGQRVAVVTGAARGIGLGIAERLGRDGFHVVVADLPGMRAESDKVVDTITTAGGTATAADVDVSDESAVEALIQAAVQAGGHLDVFVANAGIAQVEEMLNYDSADFQKIVAVNLTGVYNSYRQAALQMVRQGHGGKIIGAASIVAFRPFALLGPYSATKWAVRGLTQAAAMEWAEHGITVNAYGPGIVGTAMWDLIDEKLAAKNGQQQGEAIAENAQSIQLGRVSEPRDVAQLVAYLAGEDSDYVTGQTILVDGGIQFS; encoded by the coding sequence ATGAGCAACAGCACGGCATCACATCAGTCCACTGTCGAAGCAGCAAAGGCGAAAGCGCCAGCTGGCCAGCGCGTCGCCGTCGTGACCGGCGCCGCACGAGGAATCGGCCTGGGCATTGCAGAGCGACTCGGCCGGGACGGGTTCCACGTCGTGGTTGCAGACCTCCCCGGCATGCGTGCCGAGAGCGACAAGGTCGTTGACACCATCACCACTGCGGGCGGCACAGCCACCGCCGCCGACGTCGACGTCTCCGATGAGTCCGCCGTCGAAGCACTGATCCAGGCGGCAGTCCAGGCCGGCGGGCACCTGGACGTCTTTGTCGCGAACGCAGGCATCGCCCAGGTCGAAGAGATGCTCAACTACGACTCGGCCGACTTCCAAAAGATCGTCGCTGTCAATCTGACCGGCGTCTACAACAGTTATCGCCAGGCGGCCCTGCAGATGGTGCGGCAGGGGCACGGCGGCAAGATCATCGGCGCCGCGTCGATCGTGGCGTTCCGACCGTTCGCCCTCCTCGGGCCCTACTCCGCCACCAAGTGGGCGGTCCGCGGCCTCACCCAAGCCGCGGCCATGGAGTGGGCGGAGCATGGCATCACGGTGAACGCGTACGGACCCGGAATCGTCGGGACAGCGATGTGGGACCTCATTGACGAGAAGCTTGCCGCTAAAAACGGACAGCAACAGGGCGAGGCCATCGCCGAGAATGCCCAATCAATCCAACTCGGCCGAGTCTCAGAGCCGCGCGACGTGGCACAACTGGTGGCCTACCTGGCCGGTGAAGACTCGGACTACGTCACCGGGCAGACCATCCTGGTCGACGGCGGGATCCAGTTCAGTTGA
- a CDS encoding ABC transporter permease, translated as MSERELSDMAATRRGVHARLAERPAEQAPRFNPRRTLRLRVEFVRQVRRRRTQVVFGLLTLLPIIIAIAFQVGGDAGDGAPELVALATSGGFNFALFTEFVSVGFLLVVVVALFCGDTVASEASWSSLRYLLAQPVPRARLLRQKLIVAGGLCVAANLFLPVWSLLVGGLFFGWSPVRSPIGGAFDSGESAVRLLVIVGYVCIQLMVYAALAFLLSVSVDNPLGAVGGAVMIAVVSNILDQITALGQYRDYLPTRFAYAWVDALSDPIAWDDMMRGSGVALAYTAVFLGLAWLRFDRKDITS; from the coding sequence ATGAGTGAGCGCGAGCTGTCGGACATGGCGGCTACCCGGAGAGGTGTGCACGCGCGGTTGGCCGAGCGGCCGGCCGAACAGGCTCCGCGGTTCAACCCGCGGCGCACCCTGCGACTGCGAGTGGAGTTCGTCCGTCAGGTCCGGCGGCGGCGAACTCAGGTCGTGTTCGGGTTGCTGACCCTGCTGCCAATCATCATTGCGATCGCCTTTCAGGTGGGAGGTGACGCTGGCGACGGCGCACCCGAGTTGGTCGCGCTGGCGACGTCGGGCGGGTTCAATTTTGCGCTGTTTACCGAGTTCGTCTCGGTCGGATTCCTGCTGGTGGTCGTGGTCGCCCTGTTCTGCGGCGACACCGTTGCCAGCGAGGCGAGCTGGTCATCGCTGCGCTACCTCCTGGCTCAGCCCGTACCGAGGGCACGGCTGCTCCGCCAAAAACTCATCGTGGCCGGCGGGCTGTGTGTCGCCGCGAACCTTTTCCTGCCCGTGTGGAGCCTGCTGGTCGGAGGACTGTTCTTCGGCTGGTCACCCGTACGCTCGCCGATCGGTGGCGCGTTCGACAGTGGAGAGTCGGCGGTGCGACTGCTGGTCATCGTGGGATATGTGTGTATCCAGTTGATGGTGTACGCCGCCCTGGCCTTCCTCCTGAGCGTGAGCGTCGACAATCCGCTGGGAGCCGTCGGCGGCGCCGTCATGATCGCGGTCGTCAGCAACATCCTTGATCAGATCACCGCGCTCGGGCAGTACCGCGACTACCTTCCCACCCGGTTCGCGTACGCCTGGGTGGACGCGCTCAGCGACCCGATCGCGTGGGACGACATGATGCGCGGCTCGGGCGTGGCGCTGGCCTACACCGCCGTCTTCCTCGGGCTGGCCTGGCTGCGCTTCGACCGCAAGGACATCACATCCTGA